Proteins encoded by one window of Lactobacillus paragasseri:
- the alaS gene encoding alanine--tRNA ligase: MKQLTSSQVRQMFLDFFKEHGHMVMPSASLIPQDDPTLLWINSGVATMKKYFDGSVVPKNHRITSSQKSIRTNDIENVGKTARHQTFFEMLGNFSVGDYFKKEVIPWAWEFLTSPKWLGLDPDKLYVTVYPKDTEAYHMWHDVVGLPEDHIVKLEDNFWDIGEGPCGPDSEIFYDRGQENNDVAEDDPENFPGGENARYLEIWNIVFSQFNHLPNGKYVDQPHKNIDTGMGLERVVSIIQDAPTNFETDLFMPIIKETEKLSDGKKYAANKEDDVAFKIIADHVRAVSFAIADGALPSNSGRGYVLRRLIRRADLNGQRLGIKGAFLYKLVPVVGEIMKSHYPEVVDQQAFIQKVIKNEEERFQVTLSSGLNLLDNIIAEAKKSDDKTVSGKDAFKLFDTYGFPYELTFEAAQDAGLKVDKKGFDEEMKAQKERARKARGNLQSMGSQDVTLMNIKDKSEFEYGTLEEKHAKLIDIVVDDKLVDKADGEHATLIFDKTPFYAERGGQVADHGEILNQNGELVARVTDVQHAPNDQNLHFVDIILPLEKGQEYVLKVDQKRRRGLKHNHTATHLLHAALREVLGTHTHQAGSLVEPDYLRFDFTSLEPMTKKEIANVEKIVNEKIWEEIPVKTTVTDPDTGLKMGALALFGEKYGDTVRVVQIDDFSTEFCGGTHCENTDQIGMLKIVSESAVGAGTRRIIAVTGPEAYKYVTDRDEILKEVQDEVKATKAEDVTNKISSLEEDLRASQKEAEQLKAQINKAKAGDLFNDVKQVKDLTVIAAQADVEGMNDLRELADNWKSSAKSDVLVLAAEVNGKANMVISLNDKAIKAGLKAGDLIKTAAPIFGGGGGGRPNMAQAGGKNPAGLKDAIAKVLQEVEEKQN, translated from the coding sequence ATGAAACAATTGACTAGTTCACAAGTACGTCAAATGTTCTTGGACTTTTTTAAAGAGCATGGCCATATGGTTATGCCTAGTGCATCATTAATTCCACAAGACGATCCAACCTTATTGTGGATTAACTCTGGTGTTGCTACGATGAAGAAATATTTCGATGGTTCTGTTGTACCTAAGAATCACCGAATTACTTCTTCTCAAAAATCAATTAGAACTAATGATATTGAGAATGTTGGTAAAACTGCACGTCACCAAACTTTCTTTGAAATGCTTGGTAACTTCTCAGTTGGGGACTACTTTAAGAAAGAAGTTATTCCTTGGGCATGGGAATTTTTAACTAGTCCAAAATGGTTAGGCTTAGATCCAGATAAGCTTTATGTAACTGTTTATCCTAAGGATACAGAAGCATACCATATGTGGCATGATGTTGTTGGCTTACCTGAAGATCACATTGTGAAGTTAGAAGATAACTTCTGGGATATTGGTGAAGGTCCATGTGGTCCTGACTCAGAAATTTTCTATGATCGTGGTCAAGAAAATAACGATGTTGCTGAAGATGATCCTGAAAACTTCCCAGGTGGGGAAAATGCTCGCTACCTTGAGATTTGGAACATCGTATTTTCACAATTCAATCACTTACCAAATGGTAAATATGTTGATCAACCACATAAAAACATTGATACCGGTATGGGATTAGAGCGTGTTGTTTCAATTATTCAAGATGCACCAACTAACTTTGAAACTGACTTGTTCATGCCAATTATTAAAGAAACTGAAAAGTTAAGTGATGGCAAGAAGTATGCAGCAAACAAGGAAGATGATGTGGCATTTAAGATTATTGCTGACCACGTTCGTGCTGTAAGTTTTGCGATTGCTGATGGAGCTCTTCCTTCAAACTCAGGTCGTGGATATGTTTTACGTCGTTTAATTAGACGTGCCGACTTGAATGGTCAACGTTTGGGTATTAAGGGTGCATTTTTGTACAAATTAGTACCTGTAGTTGGCGAAATCATGAAGAGTCACTACCCAGAAGTTGTTGATCAACAAGCATTCATTCAAAAAGTAATTAAGAACGAGGAAGAAAGATTCCAAGTAACGCTTTCATCTGGTTTGAACTTACTTGATAACATTATTGCTGAAGCTAAGAAGAGCGATGACAAGACTGTTTCTGGTAAAGATGCGTTTAAGTTATTTGATACTTACGGCTTCCCATATGAATTAACTTTTGAAGCTGCTCAAGATGCCGGTCTTAAGGTTGATAAGAAGGGCTTTGATGAAGAAATGAAAGCCCAAAAAGAACGTGCTCGTAAGGCTCGTGGTAACTTGCAATCAATGGGATCACAAGATGTTACTTTGATGAACATCAAGGACAAGAGTGAATTTGAGTACGGCACTCTAGAAGAAAAGCATGCTAAGTTAATCGATATTGTTGTTGATGATAAGCTAGTTGATAAAGCCGATGGTGAACACGCAACTTTAATTTTTGATAAGACTCCATTTTATGCAGAACGCGGTGGACAAGTTGCTGACCATGGTGAAATTTTGAACCAAAATGGTGAATTAGTTGCTCGCGTAACAGATGTACAACATGCACCAAACGATCAAAATTTACACTTCGTTGATATTATTTTGCCACTTGAAAAGGGACAAGAATATGTCTTGAAAGTTGACCAAAAACGTCGTCGCGGCTTAAAGCACAACCATACAGCTACTCACTTATTGCATGCTGCTTTACGTGAAGTTTTAGGTACTCACACTCACCAAGCTGGATCTTTAGTTGAACCAGACTACCTACGTTTTGACTTTACTAGTTTAGAGCCAATGACTAAGAAGGAAATTGCTAACGTAGAAAAGATCGTTAACGAAAAGATCTGGGAAGAAATTCCAGTTAAGACAACAGTTACTGATCCTGATACTGGTTTAAAGATGGGTGCTTTAGCCCTATTTGGTGAAAAATATGGTGACACAGTTCGCGTTGTTCAAATTGATGACTTCTCAACTGAATTCTGTGGTGGTACCCACTGTGAAAACACTGACCAAATCGGTATGCTTAAGATTGTTTCTGAATCTGCTGTTGGTGCTGGTACTCGTAGAATTATTGCTGTGACTGGCCCAGAAGCTTATAAGTATGTAACAGACCGTGACGAGATCTTGAAAGAAGTTCAAGATGAAGTTAAGGCAACTAAGGCTGAAGATGTAACTAACAAGATTTCTTCTCTTGAAGAAGACTTACGTGCAAGCCAAAAAGAAGCTGAACAATTAAAGGCACAAATTAACAAGGCAAAAGCAGGCGACTTGTTTAATGATGTCAAGCAAGTTAAAGATTTAACTGTAATTGCTGCCCAAGCTGATGTAGAAGGCATGAATGATTTACGTGAACTTGCCGACAATTGGAAGAGCAGTGCTAAATCTGATGTTTTAGTTTTAGCTGCTGAAGTTAACGGTAAAGCCAACATGGTTATTAGCTTGAACGATAAGGCAATTAAAGCTGGTCTTAAAGCAGGCGACTTAATTAAAACAGCTGCTCCAATCTTTGGTGGTGGCGGTGGCGGTCGTCCAAATATGGCACAAGCCGGTGGTAAAAATCCAGCAGGTTTAAAGGACGCTATCGCTAAAGTGTTACAAGAAGTTGAAGAAAAACAAAATTAA
- a CDS encoding IreB family regulatory phosphoprotein, translating into MSSLDKTMHFDFNQNKGKNVYDTLQDVYNALEEKGYSPINQIVGYLLSGDPAYIPRHNDARNLILKHERDEIIEELVKSYLGKNK; encoded by the coding sequence ATGAGTTCGCTAGATAAAACAATGCATTTTGACTTTAACCAAAATAAGGGTAAGAATGTATACGACACTCTACAAGACGTATACAATGCACTTGAGGAAAAGGGCTACAGCCCAATTAATCAAATTGTTGGTTACTTACTCTCAGGCGACCCTGCATATATTCCTCGGCATAATGATGCCCGTAATTTAATCTTGAAACATGAACGTGATGAAATTATTGAGGAATTGGTTAAGAGTTATTTAGGTAAAAATAAATAA
- the ruvX gene encoding Holliday junction resolvase RuvX, translating to MRLLGLDVGSKTVGVAISDPLGITAQELETIKIDESKFSFGMRQIRKIVRKYDVEGFVLGLPKNMDGSSGHSVERSKQYGERLKEKFDLPVHYMDERLTTVQADRILVQEAGVHDRVERKKVIDQMAAVLILQSYLEATRKDK from the coding sequence ATGCGATTACTTGGACTGGACGTTGGCTCTAAGACTGTGGGGGTCGCAATTAGCGATCCTTTGGGAATCACTGCTCAAGAGCTTGAAACAATCAAAATTGACGAGAGCAAGTTTAGTTTTGGCATGCGTCAAATCAGAAAGATTGTCCGTAAATATGACGTCGAAGGTTTTGTTTTAGGGCTACCCAAAAATATGGATGGCAGTAGTGGGCATTCTGTAGAAAGAAGTAAGCAGTACGGTGAACGCTTGAAAGAGAAATTTGACTTGCCTGTTCATTATATGGATGAGCGGCTTACAACCGTACAAGCTGATCGTATTCTAGTTCAAGAAGCTGGCGTACATGATCGTGTTGAAAGAAAAAAAGTTATTGACCAAATGGCTGCTGTTTTGATTTTACAAAGTTATCTAGAAGCAACCAGAAAGGATAAGTAA
- a CDS encoding DUF1292 domain-containing protein: protein MSEKISANQDNDRQITLVDDQGNEELFEILFTFTSEDYGKSYVLLYPAAVSDDDDVEVQAFSYDADEDGDVTSSDLHEITDDDEWNMVQGVLNTFLSDDRLSGE, encoded by the coding sequence ATGAGTGAAAAAATTAGCGCTAACCAAGATAATGATCGTCAAATCACTTTAGTTGATGATCAAGGCAATGAAGAACTTTTTGAAATATTATTCACTTTTACGTCTGAAGATTATGGTAAATCCTATGTTTTACTATATCCAGCAGCCGTTAGCGACGATGATGATGTGGAAGTACAGGCTTTTAGCTACGATGCTGACGAAGACGGTGATGTAACCAGTTCTGACTTACATGAAATCACTGATGATGACGAGTGGAATATGGTACAAGGCGTTTTAAATACATTTTTGTCAGACGATCGCTTAAGTGGCGAATAA
- a CDS encoding CvpA family protein, whose product MISILILLIFIYCCYVGYRRGIVYEGLAAGGYVVGLIFATLLYKPFSNFLNLWVPYPSASDRSSFAFFDKTTGLTLDKSFYAAIAFSIVLLLVCCIWRLVMLGFNQLRYITVDARLNTWGSIIIAFIVTQISVYLLLFILATIPNNSLQNMLGHSILASGILHFSPGISQIFIKLFITTI is encoded by the coding sequence ATGATTTCTATTCTCATTTTATTAATTTTTATTTATTGTTGTTATGTAGGTTATCGACGTGGCATAGTGTATGAAGGCTTGGCTGCAGGTGGATATGTAGTAGGGTTGATTTTTGCAACATTATTGTACAAACCCTTTAGTAACTTCTTAAATCTTTGGGTGCCATATCCTTCAGCGAGTGATCGAAGTAGTTTTGCCTTCTTTGATAAGACTACAGGATTAACTTTAGATAAGTCATTTTATGCAGCAATAGCTTTTTCGATTGTTTTGTTGCTTGTTTGCTGTATATGGCGTTTGGTGATGTTAGGTTTTAATCAGCTAAGGTATATTACTGTAGATGCTAGATTAAATACATGGGGCAGCATTATTATTGCTTTTATTGTGACCCAGATTAGTGTTTATTTGCTTTTATTTATTTTAGCTACGATTCCTAATAATAGTTTGCAAAATATGCTGGGGCATTCTATTTTAGCAAGTGGTATCTTGCATTTTTCTCCAGGAATTTCACAAATTTTCATAAAATTATTCATTACAACAATATAA